Genomic segment of Gopherus flavomarginatus isolate rGopFla2 chromosome 2, rGopFla2.mat.asm, whole genome shotgun sequence:
ctctggagggagtttgggtgtgggaagggactcaaggctggggcaggggggtgggatgcAGGAATGGGTTCTGGATGTGcactctgggtggcacttacctgaggcggctcccagaagcagccggcatgttcGGTACcttaggcagaggggccagggggctcttCGTGCTGCccgcaggcgccacccctgcagctcctgttggccacgGTTCCTTGCCAGTGGGATCTATGGACCTGGCACGTGGGGCGGGGCAGCACACAGTGTCCCTGTGGCCACCctgcgcctaggagctggacatgccagctgcttccactaGTCGTGTGGAGCCAGGGCCAGCAGggtgcctgccttagccccgttgtgctgctggctgtgctgaccggagccgccagggtccctttttgactcaAACTGGACGTCTGGCAACCCTATGTGTATCCAAGGGTAGGATTTAACCCTCAGTACACTTGCTGCATGCATATTTGTGCTGTAGAAATTATTGTTTCCTTAGTCAGTATCTGATCATGTGGGCCTGGCTCAAACAAAACTTACATATTCAATATGCTTTACTCATAGGAATGACAGAGCTATTTAAAGAATAAGTTTTATACACAACTGCAAACTGTCTTACAGGTTGtaactagagctgagtgaattttttttatatatataattttttggtTAGAGGTTaagctgaaatttaaaaaaaaaacacctgattTTGTTCAAGGCAAATGagagaactgaaaaaaataatttagggtcaaataaaatattttgtttaaaccaaaattatttgtttccagggttttttgggtgtttttcactcttttttgtttttaaatttagctaaatatcaaaataaaaatacatttttgataTGAAGAGTCCaaacattatttttcaaaatgactAAGACAAAAAACACTtctaatttttcaaaatatatatttttagggctgtcaaatgattttaaaaaatcacagttaatcacaaaattataaaaaataatctcaattaatcagttttaattgcactgttaaacaatagtagaataccaaatttattataaatatttttggttttttttacattttcaaatatattgatttcagttataacacggaatacaaagtgtacagtgctcatttaatattatttttgttacaaatatttgcactgtaaaaaaaatagaaaaaacagtatttttcagttcacctcatacaagtgcaatctttttattgtgtaagtgcaatttacaaatgtggaattatttttttcttttacgtAATTgcactcaaaatcaaaacaatgtaaaactttagagattacaagtcaaagcatgaaggggcatacagatATTTAGCATATGTAGCAGACAGTTTTGGtgccctgaaaaatgcatttttcagcgaATTTACTATTCACCAAAAGCACTTCACTAAGCTCTAGTTGTGACATAATTGCACAAGTGCTATCCTAGTTTAGTACTGATCTATTTTAAACACTTGTTCATTAAtgttatattttctctttttctttttaattacaatAAATAAAACCTACTTCAGATGAAAACTTTCCAACCACAGAGGAAAATGAAACCATACCTGACCAGACAAAGTTAGATCCAATGGAGGAGGTGGATCTCACACCTGAGGAGACAAAACCTAGTGAGAATCTTCCAGCAGAGGAGCCAGAAGTTTTgattccagcagcagcagagtgtgTTAATTCTAACTATAAAAGAGTGGATCTGGAGGGCACTCGACCGCTGGCTGCAGAACGCCTGGGGAGCACTGGACCACCAGCAGAACACATTGGGATACCGCCACCTGCGGGACCGGCAAAGGGCACTGAGATACCGCCACCTGTGGGACCGGCAGAGGGCACTGGGATACCACCGCCTGCCGAACCGGCAGAGGGCACTGGGATACCGCCGCCTGCTGAACCGGCAGAGGGAAGTGTCAGCCCTGTAACAGAAATAGTCAGGAAAGTACAAAGTAACGAAGAGGACCAACTCATTGAGGGTAATATTTGTGCTTTTGCAGATTCaggaggccaaattctgccttcagagacTTGTGTACAAGTCCCGTTGACTACAGTCAACGCTGCACATGAGTgtgtgagggcagaatttagtccACAGAGTTCTTACACTGTATTATATGAAAGAATGTGGCTGGGAAAGCCTCATGCACAGAAGTCAAAATTGTAGTAACTGTAATAAAGCCTCTCAGCTGTTGACTGTGCTACTTCATTTCATACTCTGTGTTTTTTTGGTTAGATAAAATATCCCTTAGACACCTCATTTAAGTGCTGTGGGTTGTTTCTTTGTAAAGTATTATTGCTCAATATCCACAAATGCCATATTATCCATTTCACTACATAGCTGATGTAAATACTATTGTAGTGTTATCCTTGTGGGGGAGGTGGGATCTCAGCAAGCTATAGAAAGGACAGGTCATTCCACATATAGTTTATTCGTAAAGCACCTACAGAGTGCTGGATGCAGTTGTTCTAGAAGTGTAAGTAACATAGGCATCAAGCTAACTGCATAGAAAGTCCTTTTACCTTGCAGGGAGTCAATGGGtctctttgagagagagagagaagcagaagtaGTCTTTGCTATGCTCTCAGTTATTATACTGTGGGGCATATTTCTCTCTGGTCTAATTCtattggagttacaccagggatgcatTTGGCTTTATAATACAGAGTTCTGCTTTCTATTGTGGTGATGTTCTACCAGTTCAAAAAAACCAAGACAAGCTATGGCTGGGTGGGTGGGAATGCGCAGAAGAGCCATTTTACCGGGCTAGCTGCTAGAGAAGTGGAAAAGCACAAGAGATATGAGTGTAAGAAAAGGAGGAGCATGGGGTAGGGTttctcaaagaagaggaaaagtAGATATCTGGGGAGAAAAATCATGTCAAGGCGTGTGGGTGCCTAACAGAGAGTATTTGCAGTGCCTCACAAAGGTGGAATATGCATTGAGGGCCTGGGGACCTCAGGAAGGGGAGACTGCAAGGTGGGGTAAGTTATCTCAGGAGAAGGCTTCTCAGTGAGTCAGAGATTCAAGAGAGTGTTTACATATGAGGGCAGAGTATCGCATGCATGGATTGGGTTTCTCACTGGCAGAGTAGCTTATGTTAGGGATCAGGTGTCTAATAATAAGTGGCAATTACTCATTAAAGAATTGGATGCCTCAAGGAGAGGCATTCCCTGGGGGAGCACAAATGGGTGGCACATAAGGCATGTTCTCTGTAGGAGAGCGTGCCACCAACAGCCTCTCCCCCTGCACATTCCTACTGAAGAGGCGGAAAGGTCACTTCTTCAAGCGGAACTTAATGACACATGCAGTCACTTGGCTATGTAGCATCACCACCCATAAATGTGTTGACTCTCCTGAATCTATGTTGTGAACCTTACACCTCACATAGAAATATCTGAGGTACAGATGCTGCCTTCTCCACTCTTACATATTCTTGTTTAAGAGATTTTGGAATCTGTTTCTTCATGAGATGGTAATTTATCTCCACGTGTTAAATTACTAGAATAAAATACTTATGTTACATAAAAGCTATATGGCTGACTTGGTTAGATTGATTACTTGATTATTCCATTAACTGGCCCTTATTAGCTTACTGGCATTCTATTGGAAGCAGAACACCATCTAGTAATCCATGTAGCATGGGCTCTATATTGAGACatttttgcaattaaaaaaaactgattgtttgtttgaaggacagaTATGGAGGTTATTTTGACCATCTAGTCACTGTTGTTCCGCTTCATCTCAAAGCAGGATTCCTTTTTGGACGAACTCTGAGTACAGTTTTGCTGATGTCTGTCTCAAAATGGTGCTCTTCCACATACtgttaatttgtgtgtgtgctcGCACatgcacagggaggaggattctTTCCATGTATTTTGTGATGATTGGGCTCCTCTATTTATTTACAGCatggtttttttattttcttaatttacTGATACTACTAAGAGGGATGACAGTGAGGCAAATAATTAGTTTTATATttcaaccagaactgcacactacCACTTTTTTCTATTTGTGTTGTTGACTTAAGTTTATATATTTATGATCTTGATAACAATATCTATATTAAAAGTTTACAGTAAAAATCATAGTTACATaagaaaacaaaaccagtttAAATATGAAATCAAGCCTCAGGTCAGAGTGCTCTGAATAAAAGTGAAGCAGGAGCATTTTATGGACATGAAACATGCATGTACCTCCACAATTGTAAGTTGCATTTGAATGTCTCTTATCTATTGATTCATTCAGTTGTTGACGTATTTCTGTGTCTGATAAAAGCTCTTGCAGGGCTGACAAAACCAGATCAGCCATGCAGAAAAGAACTGGGGGCAATTAATACTGGTTAAGGGTATCCTAATTTGATATCCATGATTACTGTTTCCAGGTGAGACGGGAGAAAAAGAGGAAACTGAGAAGCACAGTGAGCTAGTAAGTGAGGGGACTGAaacaaaagaagaagaagaaacaggaGAAGCTGTGGATGCTACAGCAGCAACAGATAGGTATGTTGACAGAGAAGTGAAGGACCATGTATATTATC
This window contains:
- the ERICH5 gene encoding glutamate-rich protein 5 isoform X2, yielding MGCSSSAQTQTQDSNRAAAKPSDSNGLQKCDENFPTTEENETIPDQTKLDPMEEVDLTPEETKPSENLPAEEPEVLIPAAAECVNSNYKRVDLEGTRPLAAERLGSTGPPAEHIGIPPPAGPAKGTEIPPPVGPAEGTGIPPPAEPAEGTGIPPPAEPAEGSVSPVTEIVRKVQSNEEDQLIEGETGEKEETEKHSELVSEGTETKEEEETGEAVDATAATDRGNE
- the ERICH5 gene encoding glutamate-rich protein 5 isoform X1 codes for the protein MGCSSSAQTQTQDSNRAAAKPSDSNGLQKCDENFPTTEENETIPDQTKLDPMEEVDLTPEETKPSENLPAEEPEVLIPAAAECVNSNYKRVDLEGTRPLAAERLGSTGPPAEHIGIPPPAGPAKGTEIPPPVGPAEGTGIPPPAEPAEGTGIPPPAEPAEGSVSPVTEIVRKVQSNEEDQLIEGETGEKEETEKHSELVSEGTETKEEEETGEAVDATAATDRSSCFLLLAVEFSNITVG